The genomic interval GAAGCGAGATTTCCCGAGTTCTTCAGGAAAGGGGACTGCTGGACCATTCCGGCGAATCTACGAAGTGGCGACGCCTTTACTGGGTATTTCAACATTATCAGAATGAGTACAAGTGTGCCAATCACGTGCTTGATTTCGTACGCGCATTTCTCGCCCCAGCTCGGTTTATTGGCCGGCATGAGGAGTTCGAGACTTATCGACAGCGCCTCAACCAAATCTTACTTTTTTCCGGGTTAGAGTACGGACCCGATGGGCAATTTCGTCGAGTGAAGGCAGTGACGACACTTGACGAGGCAGAAAAACGTGTACAGACTATCCGGGCGAAGTTAAAAGGCCGTAGTGTCCATCCGGAGGTGTTAAAGTATTGCCGAGCCGAACTAATGCAGGACAACTACTTTCATGCCGTATTCGAAGCAACAAAAGGACTTGCCCAACGTATCCGAAACATGACGGGCGTTCAATTGGACGGCGCCGCGCTCGTTGATCATGTTTTCGCTATTGACCGACCCCTTATCGCTCTGAACTCTCTCCGGACAGAAAGCGAGAAGTCAGAGCACAAAGGCTTCGCATTACTATTGAAAGGGTGCTTCAGCGCCATCCGGAACCCACGTGCTCACGAACCAAGAGTCT from Clostridia bacterium carries:
- a CDS encoding TIGR02391 family protein, which produces MSAVPPFPNAQIEALARLLGDCGTGSEISRVLQERGLLDHSGESTKWRRLYWVFQHYQNEYKCANHVLDFVRAFLAPARFIGRHEEFETYRQRLNQILLFSGLEYGPDGQFRRVKAVTTLDEAEKRVQTIRAKLKGRSVHPEVLKYCRAELMQDNYFHAVFEATKGLAQRIRNMTGVQLDGAALVDHVFAIDRPLIALNSLRTESEKSEHKGFALLLKGCFSAIRNPRAHEPRVLWKDGEDDAVDYLTLLSLLHRKLDDAVLVRRGGQP